One window from the genome of Micromonospora aurantiaca ATCC 27029 encodes:
- the groL gene encoding chaperonin GroEL (60 kDa chaperone family; promotes refolding of misfolded polypeptides especially under stressful conditions; forms two stacked rings of heptamers to form a barrel-shaped 14mer; ends can be capped by GroES; misfolded proteins enter the barrel where they are refolded when GroES binds) has translation MAKILSFSDDARHLLEHGVNALADAVKVTLGPRGRNVVLDKKFGAPTITNDGVTIAKEIELTNPYENLGAQLVKEVATKTNDVAGDGTTTATVLAQAMVREGLRNVAAGTNPTGLKRGIDAAAAKVSEALLGKAVEVAGKESIAHVATVSAQDAAIGDLIAEAMEKVGRDGVITVEEGSALTTELEVTEGLQFDKGFISPNFVTDLEAQEAVLEDPYILITTQKISAIEELLPLLEKVLQNNKPLLIVAEDVEGQALSTLVVNALRKTVKVCAVKAPGFGDRRKAMLQDMAILTGAELVAPELGYKLDQVGLEVLGTARRVVVDKENTTVVDGGGQASEVADRVAQIRKEIEASDSEWDREKLAERLAKLSGGIAVIKVGAATEVEMKERKHRIEDAIAATKAAVEEGTVPGGGAALAQILPALDDDLGFTGDEKVGVSIVRKALVEPLRWIAQNAGHDGYVVVQKVVAQDWGHGLDAATGEYVDLAKSGIIDPVKVTRNAVSNAASIAGLLLTTESLVVEKPAEPEPAAGGHGHSHGHGHQHGPGF, from the coding sequence ATGGCGAAGATCCTCAGCTTCTCGGACGACGCCCGGCACCTGCTCGAGCACGGTGTCAACGCCCTCGCGGACGCGGTGAAGGTCACCCTCGGCCCGCGCGGGCGCAACGTCGTCCTGGACAAGAAGTTCGGTGCGCCCACGATCACCAACGACGGCGTCACCATCGCCAAGGAGATCGAGCTCACCAACCCGTACGAGAACCTCGGCGCGCAGCTGGTCAAGGAGGTGGCGACCAAGACCAACGACGTCGCCGGCGACGGGACCACCACCGCCACCGTGCTGGCCCAGGCCATGGTCCGCGAGGGCCTGCGCAACGTGGCCGCCGGCACCAACCCGACCGGCCTGAAGCGGGGCATCGACGCGGCGGCCGCCAAGGTCTCCGAGGCGCTGCTCGGCAAGGCCGTCGAGGTCGCCGGCAAGGAGTCGATCGCGCACGTCGCGACCGTCTCCGCGCAGGACGCCGCCATCGGCGACCTGATCGCCGAGGCGATGGAGAAGGTCGGCCGCGACGGCGTCATCACCGTCGAGGAGGGCTCCGCGCTCACCACCGAGCTGGAGGTGACCGAGGGTCTCCAGTTCGACAAGGGCTTCATCTCGCCGAACTTCGTCACCGACCTGGAGGCGCAGGAGGCGGTCCTGGAGGACCCGTACATCCTGATCACCACCCAGAAGATCTCGGCGATCGAGGAGCTGCTGCCGCTGCTGGAGAAGGTTCTCCAGAACAACAAGCCGCTGCTCATCGTCGCTGAGGACGTCGAGGGCCAGGCCCTGTCCACGCTCGTGGTCAACGCGCTGCGCAAGACCGTCAAGGTCTGCGCCGTCAAGGCCCCCGGCTTCGGCGACCGCCGCAAGGCGATGCTCCAGGACATGGCGATCCTGACCGGCGCCGAGCTGGTCGCCCCGGAGCTGGGCTACAAGCTCGACCAGGTCGGCCTGGAGGTGCTCGGCACCGCCCGTCGCGTCGTGGTCGACAAGGAGAACACCACAGTCGTCGACGGTGGCGGGCAGGCCTCCGAGGTCGCCGACCGGGTCGCGCAGATCCGCAAGGAGATCGAGGCCTCCGACTCCGAGTGGGACCGAGAGAAGCTGGCCGAGCGGCTGGCGAAGCTCTCCGGCGGCATCGCCGTGATCAAGGTCGGCGCGGCCACCGAGGTCGAGATGAAGGAGCGCAAGCACCGCATCGAGGACGCCATCGCCGCGACCAAGGCCGCGGTCGAGGAGGGCACGGTCCCGGGTGGCGGTGCCGCCCTGGCCCAGATCCTGCCGGCGCTCGACGACGACCTGGGCTTCACCGGTGACGAGAAGGTCGGCGTCTCGATCGTGCGCAAGGCGCTCGTCGAGCCGCTGCGCTGGATCGCCCAGAACGCCGGCCACGACGGCTACGTGGTGGTGCAGAAGGTCGTCGCCCAGGACTGGGGTCACGGCCTCGACGCCGCCACCGGCGAGTACGTCGACCTGGCCAAGTCCGGCATCATCGACCCGGTGAAGGTGACCCGCAACGCGGTCAGCAACGCCGCCTCGATCGCCGGCCTGCTGCTCACCACCGAGAGCCTCGTGGTGGAGAAGCCGGCCGAGCCGGAGCCGGCCGCCGGTGGCCACGGCCACTCGCACGGTCACGGCCACCAGCACGGCCCGGGCTTCTGA
- a CDS encoding sugar ABC transporter permease translates to MTAIVVKKEGPAGVTPTPTVGSHVNNYWRRVRGGDIGALPAVVMLVALAVGFSIARPSFFTAGNLANLFTQGAAVTLIAMGLVFVLLLGEIDLSAGFASGVCAAILANVVTVLGYPWYVAVLSAVVTGVVIGTVLGLLVAKVGIPSFVVTLAGFLAFQGVVLTLMDEGANIAVRDDVLVAIANRNLSPVLGWSLAAVAVVGYAAVQLLRHRNRAARGLLTDPIAVVAARIAGLAVILGVAVYVLNLERSRNVLVVSLKGVPIVVPIIAILLVVWTFVLQRTSYGRHIYAVGGNAEAARRAGINVDRIRISVFIICSSMAAIGGIVAASRANSVDPNTGGSNVLLYAVGAAVIGGTSLFGGKGRVLDAVLGGAVVAVIDNGMGLMGYSSGVKFVVTGVVLLAAATIDALSRRRAAATGTR, encoded by the coding sequence ATGACCGCCATCGTCGTGAAGAAGGAAGGCCCGGCCGGCGTCACCCCGACACCGACCGTCGGCAGCCACGTGAACAACTACTGGCGCCGGGTACGCGGCGGCGACATCGGTGCGCTCCCCGCCGTGGTCATGCTCGTGGCGCTGGCGGTGGGCTTCTCGATCGCCCGCCCGTCGTTCTTCACCGCCGGCAACCTGGCGAACCTGTTCACCCAGGGCGCGGCGGTCACGCTCATCGCGATGGGTCTGGTCTTCGTCCTGCTGCTCGGCGAGATCGACCTCTCCGCCGGCTTCGCCAGCGGCGTCTGCGCCGCGATCCTGGCCAACGTGGTGACAGTGCTCGGCTACCCCTGGTACGTGGCGGTGCTCTCCGCCGTCGTCACCGGTGTGGTGATCGGCACCGTGCTGGGCCTGCTGGTCGCCAAGGTCGGCATCCCCTCCTTCGTGGTCACGCTCGCCGGGTTCCTGGCCTTCCAGGGCGTGGTGCTGACGCTCATGGACGAGGGCGCCAACATCGCGGTCCGGGACGACGTGCTCGTGGCGATCGCCAACCGCAACCTCTCGCCCGTGCTGGGCTGGTCGCTCGCAGCCGTCGCCGTCGTCGGGTACGCGGCCGTGCAGTTGCTGCGGCACCGCAACCGTGCCGCCCGCGGCCTGCTCACCGATCCGATCGCGGTGGTCGCCGCGCGGATCGCCGGTCTGGCCGTGATCCTCGGCGTGGCGGTCTACGTGCTCAACCTGGAGCGCAGCCGCAACGTGCTCGTCGTCTCGCTCAAGGGCGTGCCGATCGTGGTGCCGATCATCGCGATCCTGCTCGTCGTCTGGACGTTCGTGCTCCAGCGCACCAGCTACGGGCGGCACATCTACGCGGTCGGCGGCAACGCCGAGGCGGCCCGCCGGGCCGGCATCAACGTCGACCGGATCCGCATCTCCGTGTTCATCATCTGCTCCTCGATGGCCGCGATCGGCGGCATCGTGGCCGCCAGCCGGGCCAACTCGGTCGACCCCAACACCGGGGGCAGTAACGTACTGCTCTACGCCGTGGGCGCGGCGGTGATCGGCGGCACCAGCCTCTTCGGCGGCAAGGGCCGGGTCCTCGACGCCGTGCTCGGTGGCGCAGTGGTGGCGGTCATCGACAACGGTATGGGACTGATGGGATACAGCTCGGGCGTCAAGTTCGTGGTCACCGGCGTGGTGCTGCTCGCCGCGGCGACCATCGACGCGCTGTCGCGTCGGCGGGCCGCCGCCACCGGCACGCGCTGA
- a CDS encoding WhiB family transcriptional regulator, which produces MSNVRRLPGPIDELWDWQRLGACRGRDSAQFFHPDGERGSSRLRREMGAKSVCRACPVRAECAAHALSVREPYGVWGGFSESERLRLLALGWEDLADRRQTKVDIARLEARLGRPHNTAVPDQRKVA; this is translated from the coding sequence ATGTCGAACGTACGTAGGCTGCCTGGACCGATCGACGAGCTCTGGGACTGGCAGCGGCTCGGAGCCTGCCGTGGCCGCGACAGCGCGCAGTTCTTCCACCCGGACGGCGAGCGCGGCTCCTCCCGGCTGCGCCGCGAGATGGGTGCCAAGTCGGTCTGCCGCGCCTGCCCGGTACGCGCCGAGTGCGCCGCCCACGCGCTCTCCGTACGCGAGCCGTACGGCGTCTGGGGCGGGTTCAGCGAGTCCGAGCGGCTGCGGCTGCTCGCCCTCGGCTGGGAGGACCTGGCCGACCGCCGGCAGACCAAGGTGGACATCGCCCGGCTGGAGGCGCGCCTCGGCCGGCCGCACAACACCGCCGTGCCGGACCAGCGCAAGGTCGCCTGA
- a CDS encoding ATP-binding cassette domain-containing protein codes for MSATPLLELRGIDKSFGPVQVLRDVAFAAHAGEVTALVGDNGAGKSTLVKCISGIHPTDAGEFVFDGRPVTINSPRDAAALGIEVVYQDLALCDNLDIVQNMFLGREKRSGIVLDEPTMEQMAAETLAGLSVRTVKSLRQHVASLSGGQRQTVAIAKAVLWNSRLVILDEPTAALGVAQTAQVLELVRRLADNGLAVVLISHNMNDVFAVSDRIAALYLGQMVAQVKTTDITHSQVVELITAGRSGSLGLTGEPGGNGAAPADTTPGAVR; via the coding sequence GTGTCCGCAACCCCCCTGCTGGAGCTACGCGGGATCGACAAGAGCTTCGGTCCCGTCCAGGTGCTGCGTGACGTCGCCTTCGCCGCGCACGCCGGCGAGGTGACCGCGCTGGTCGGCGACAACGGCGCCGGCAAGTCGACCCTGGTCAAGTGCATCAGTGGCATCCACCCCACCGACGCCGGCGAGTTCGTCTTCGACGGCCGCCCGGTGACCATCAACAGCCCTCGGGACGCCGCCGCGCTCGGGATCGAGGTCGTCTACCAGGACCTCGCGCTCTGCGACAACCTCGACATCGTGCAGAACATGTTCCTCGGCCGGGAGAAGCGCAGCGGCATCGTGCTCGACGAGCCGACCATGGAGCAGATGGCCGCCGAGACGCTCGCCGGCCTGAGCGTGCGCACCGTGAAGTCGCTGCGCCAGCACGTGGCCAGCCTCTCCGGCGGCCAGCGGCAGACCGTGGCCATCGCCAAGGCCGTGCTCTGGAACAGCCGGCTCGTCATCCTGGACGAGCCGACCGCCGCACTCGGCGTCGCGCAGACCGCCCAGGTGCTGGAGCTGGTCCGCCGGCTGGCCGACAACGGCCTGGCCGTGGTGCTGATCTCGCACAACATGAACGACGTCTTCGCCGTATCCGACCGGATCGCCGCGCTCTACCTCGGCCAGATGGTCGCCCAGGTGAAGACCACCGACATCACCCACTCGCAGGTGGTCGAGCTGATCACCGCCGGCCGCTCCGGCAGCCTCGGCCTCACCGGCGAGCCGGGCGGCAACGGCGCCGCGCCCGCCGACACCACTCCAGGAGCCGTCCGATGA
- a CDS encoding THUMP-like domain-containing protein: protein MDLDQLAALRTPEGSAALAAAERVAGGDPLAAAAALRSAGIPGGLAAAALTQAELRRRAVGKFGAAAAGMFLTRAGLEQATRRAVADRRAARLRAAGVTTLADLGCGLGADALAAARAGIRVYAVEADPVTAAMAAANAEAAGLTDLVTVERGDATAFDATGVDAVFCDPARRRAGTGRRVFDPNAYSPPWDFVTGLAARVPRTVVKVAPGLDHALIPAGAEAEWVSVDGDLVEAALWCGELAEVPRRATLLREKEGPLLNASGSKRGPSYHLTGTGAQEAPVGPVRRFLYDPDPAVVRAHLVAELAADLDATLADPSIAYLYADEARPTPFARCLEITDVLPFSLKRLRALLRERRVGRVEIRKRGSALEPEKLRRDLRLSGDEAAGLALTRVAGDPTVLVCRPVPPGG from the coding sequence GTGGATCTCGACCAGCTCGCCGCGCTGCGTACCCCCGAGGGGTCGGCCGCGCTCGCCGCGGCCGAACGGGTGGCCGGCGGCGACCCGCTGGCGGCGGCGGCCGCGCTGCGTTCGGCCGGAATCCCCGGCGGGCTCGCGGCGGCCGCACTCACCCAGGCGGAGCTGCGCCGCCGGGCGGTCGGCAAGTTCGGCGCGGCGGCGGCCGGGATGTTCCTCACCCGGGCCGGGCTGGAGCAGGCCACCCGCCGCGCGGTCGCCGACCGGCGCGCCGCGCGGCTGCGGGCCGCGGGTGTGACCACGCTGGCCGACCTGGGGTGCGGGCTGGGGGCCGACGCGCTCGCCGCGGCCCGCGCCGGCATCCGGGTGTACGCGGTGGAGGCCGACCCGGTGACCGCCGCGATGGCCGCCGCGAACGCCGAGGCGGCCGGGCTGACCGACCTGGTGACTGTCGAACGCGGTGACGCCACGGCGTTCGACGCGACAGGGGTCGACGCCGTGTTCTGCGATCCGGCCCGGCGGCGGGCCGGCACCGGGCGGCGTGTGTTCGACCCGAACGCCTACTCGCCGCCGTGGGACTTCGTCACCGGCCTGGCCGCGCGCGTGCCGCGCACAGTGGTGAAGGTGGCGCCCGGGCTGGACCACGCGCTGATCCCGGCCGGCGCCGAGGCGGAGTGGGTGAGCGTGGACGGCGACCTGGTCGAGGCCGCGCTCTGGTGCGGCGAGCTGGCCGAGGTCCCACGCCGCGCCACCCTGCTGCGCGAGAAGGAAGGGCCCCTTCTTAACGCCTCCGGTAGTAAAAGGGGCCCTTCCTATCACCTCACCGGGACCGGTGCGCAGGAGGCGCCGGTGGGACCGGTGCGGCGGTTCCTCTACGACCCGGACCCGGCGGTGGTGCGCGCGCACCTGGTCGCCGAGCTGGCCGCCGACCTCGACGCCACGCTCGCCGACCCGTCGATCGCCTACCTGTACGCCGACGAGGCCCGGCCCACCCCGTTCGCCCGCTGCCTGGAGATCACCGACGTGCTGCCGTTCTCGCTGAAGCGGCTGCGCGCCCTGCTGCGGGAGCGGCGCGTCGGCCGGGTCGAGATCCGTAAGCGCGGCTCGGCGCTGGAGCCGGAGAAGCTGCGCCGCGACCTGCGGCTGTCCGGTGACGAGGCGGCCGGTCTGGCGCTGACCCGGGTGGCAGGCGACCCCACTGTGCTCGTCTGCCGGCCGGTTCCGCCCGGCGGTTGA
- the groES gene encoding co-chaperone GroES, protein MPVTTATKVAIKPLEDRIVVQANEAETTTASGIVIPDTAKEKPQEGTVLAVGPGRIDDKGNRVPIDVKVGDTVLYSKYGGTEVKYAGEEYLVLSARDVLAVIEK, encoded by the coding sequence ATGCCCGTGACTACCGCGACCAAGGTTGCGATCAAGCCGCTCGAGGACCGCATCGTGGTCCAGGCGAACGAGGCCGAGACCACCACCGCCTCGGGCATCGTGATCCCCGACACCGCCAAGGAGAAGCCGCAGGAGGGCACCGTCCTCGCTGTCGGCCCGGGCCGGATCGACGACAAGGGCAACCGCGTGCCGATCGACGTGAAGGTCGGCGACACCGTCCTCTACTCGAAGTACGGCGGCACCGAGGTCAAGTACGCCGGCGAGGAGTACCTGGTGCTCTCCGCCCGCGACGTCCTCGCGGTCATCGAGAAGTAA
- a CDS encoding sugar ABC transporter substrate-binding protein — translation MRKGFLTFAAVGLLATGSMAACGDNGGSSDEAGGSNAKKPKIGVILPDSKSSARWEGADRKYLKAAFDAAGVESDIQNAQNDKTAFQTIADQMITNGVNVLMIVNLDSGTGKAVLDKAKSQGVATIDYDRLTLGGSAQYYVSFDNEAVGKLQGEGLSKCLTDKGVKNPSIAYLNGSPTDNNATLFKNGYDSVLKPKFDSKEYTKVADDSVPAWDNAQAATIFEQQLTKAGGKIDGVLAANDGLGNAAISVLKKNKLNGKVPVTGQDATKEGLQNILAGDQCMTVYKAVKKEADAAAELAIALAKGERKDTGQTVKDPEGGRDVPSVLLEPKAIYKDNVKDVVADGYVTKEELCTDAFAKLCTDAGVS, via the coding sequence ATGCGCAAGGGCTTCCTCACCTTCGCGGCCGTCGGTCTTCTCGCGACCGGCAGCATGGCCGCCTGCGGTGACAACGGCGGTTCTTCCGACGAGGCCGGCGGCTCCAACGCCAAGAAGCCGAAGATCGGCGTGATCCTGCCGGACAGCAAGTCCTCCGCCCGCTGGGAGGGCGCGGACCGCAAGTACCTCAAGGCGGCGTTCGACGCGGCCGGCGTCGAGTCCGACATCCAGAACGCGCAGAACGACAAGACCGCGTTCCAGACCATCGCCGACCAGATGATCACCAACGGCGTCAACGTGCTGATGATCGTCAACCTGGACTCCGGCACCGGCAAGGCCGTGCTCGACAAGGCCAAGTCGCAGGGCGTCGCGACCATCGACTACGACCGGCTGACCCTGGGCGGCTCCGCCCAGTACTACGTCAGCTTCGACAACGAGGCGGTCGGCAAGCTCCAGGGCGAGGGCCTGAGCAAGTGCCTGACCGACAAGGGCGTCAAGAACCCGTCGATCGCGTACCTCAACGGCTCGCCGACCGACAACAACGCCACCCTGTTCAAGAACGGGTACGACTCGGTGCTCAAGCCGAAGTTCGACTCGAAGGAGTACACCAAGGTCGCCGACGACTCGGTGCCGGCCTGGGACAACGCGCAGGCCGCCACGATCTTCGAGCAGCAGCTGACCAAGGCCGGCGGCAAGATCGACGGCGTGCTCGCCGCCAACGACGGTCTCGGCAACGCGGCCATCTCGGTGCTGAAGAAGAACAAGCTCAACGGCAAGGTTCCGGTGACCGGTCAGGACGCCACCAAGGAGGGCCTGCAGAACATCCTCGCCGGTGACCAGTGCATGACTGTCTACAAGGCGGTCAAGAAGGAGGCGGACGCCGCCGCCGAGCTGGCCATCGCGCTCGCCAAGGGTGAGCGGAAGGACACCGGCCAGACGGTCAAGGACCCGGAGGGCGGCCGGGACGTGCCGTCGGTGCTGCTGGAGCCCAAGGCCATCTACAAGGACAACGTCAAGGACGTGGTGGCCGACGGATACGTCACCAAGGAAGAGCTCTGCACCGATGCCTTCGCGAAGCTCTGCACCGACGCCGGCGTGAGCTGA
- a CDS encoding ROK family protein, with product MRAGPSQDEIRRQNLGALLRYVHVHGATTRAELTTALGLNRSTIGALTADLAGAGLVSEGTPKETGRAGRPSLVVRPESGRVYAYAYSVEVDRLRAARVGLGGEVLDRREMDRPRNLVAGEAAPLLAGAVKEMHQSVPPDAICVGAGVAVCGMVRREDGLVRLSPTTGWVDEPIGAALAVELGIDVPITVGNVADVAAYAEHARGAAVGCDNVIYIYGDVGVGAGIIAGGRRLRGHGGYGGEVGHMVVVRDGVRCDCGRRGCWETEIGEHGLLRAAGRSEARGRDALLAVFDAADRGDARAQTAVRQAGDWLGFGVANLVNIFNPEMVIFGGTMRDLYLASAAQVRSRLNSNGLPACLEHVRLRTPKLGGDAALIGAAELAFERLLADPLN from the coding sequence ATGCGCGCGGGCCCCAGTCAGGACGAGATCCGTCGGCAGAACCTGGGCGCATTGCTCCGCTATGTACACGTCCACGGCGCCACCACGCGGGCCGAGCTGACCACAGCGCTCGGCCTCAACCGCAGCACCATCGGCGCGCTGACCGCGGACCTGGCCGGCGCCGGTCTGGTCAGCGAGGGGACGCCGAAGGAGACCGGCCGGGCCGGACGACCGTCACTCGTCGTCCGGCCCGAGTCGGGTCGGGTCTACGCGTACGCGTACAGCGTCGAGGTGGACCGGCTGCGGGCCGCGCGGGTCGGGCTCGGCGGTGAGGTGCTCGACCGCCGGGAGATGGACCGGCCGCGCAACCTGGTCGCCGGGGAGGCCGCCCCGCTGCTCGCCGGCGCGGTCAAGGAGATGCACCAGTCGGTGCCGCCGGACGCGATCTGCGTCGGCGCCGGGGTGGCCGTGTGCGGCATGGTCCGCCGGGAGGACGGACTGGTCCGGCTCAGCCCCACCACCGGCTGGGTGGACGAGCCGATCGGTGCGGCGCTCGCCGTCGAGCTGGGGATAGACGTACCGATCACGGTGGGCAACGTGGCCGACGTGGCCGCGTACGCCGAGCACGCCCGCGGCGCGGCGGTCGGCTGCGACAACGTCATCTACATCTACGGCGACGTCGGCGTGGGCGCGGGCATCATCGCCGGGGGCCGGCGGCTGAGAGGGCACGGCGGCTACGGCGGCGAGGTCGGCCACATGGTGGTGGTCCGCGACGGGGTGCGCTGCGACTGCGGCCGGCGCGGCTGCTGGGAGACCGAGATCGGCGAGCACGGGCTGCTGCGCGCCGCCGGCCGGTCCGAGGCGCGTGGCCGGGACGCCCTGCTCGCCGTCTTCGACGCCGCCGACCGCGGCGACGCCCGCGCCCAGACCGCGGTACGGCAGGCCGGCGACTGGCTCGGCTTCGGCGTCGCGAACCTGGTGAACATCTTCAACCCGGAGATGGTCATCTTCGGCGGCACCATGCGTGACCTCTACCTGGCCTCCGCGGCGCAGGTACGCAGCCGGCTCAACTCGAACGGGCTGCCCGCGTGCCTGGAGCACGTACGGCTGCGTACCCCGAAGCTCGGTGGCGACGCGGCGCTGATCGGCGCCGCCGAGCTGGCGTTCGAACGACTCCTCGCCGACCCGCTGAACTGA
- the ybaK gene encoding Cys-tRNA(Pro) deacylase, producing the protein MAGPGTPAIALLSKRKIAHSTHTYDVSPDAPNYGALVATALGVAPERVFKSLVTEVDGGLTVAVVPVTGELDLKALAAAAGGKRATMAERTTAERATGYVRGGISPLGQRKRLPTVIDASALTHPTVYVSAGRRGLQVQLAPTDLVALTGATTASIATA; encoded by the coding sequence GTGGCGGGCCCTGGCACTCCGGCGATCGCGTTGCTGAGCAAGCGGAAGATCGCCCACAGCACCCACACCTACGACGTCTCGCCGGACGCGCCGAACTACGGCGCGCTCGTGGCGACCGCGCTCGGCGTGGCGCCGGAGCGCGTGTTCAAGTCGCTCGTCACCGAGGTCGACGGCGGGCTGACGGTGGCGGTGGTGCCGGTGACCGGCGAGCTGGACCTGAAGGCGCTCGCCGCCGCGGCCGGCGGCAAGCGGGCGACGATGGCGGAGCGCACGACGGCCGAGCGCGCGACCGGATACGTCCGCGGCGGCATCAGCCCGCTCGGGCAGCGCAAGCGGCTACCGACTGTCATCGACGCCTCCGCGCTGACGCACCCGACGGTGTACGTCTCGGCGGGTCGCCGGGGGTTGCAGGTGCAGCTCGCGCCGACGGATCTGGTGGCGCTCACCGGGGCGACGACGGCGTCGATCGCCACTGCCTGA
- a CDS encoding sulfite oxidase, protein MSTLSRRRAALAGVVAAVVALGTAEPVAVLTGPRSAPLVAVGGLVVDLVPEPVKQFAIDVFGTYDKIALLVGTALLLAAFGALLGLAAARRLVIGLAGVAAFAVLGVAAALTRAGADAFDALPSLAGGGLGALTLWAFVAGPLGAGPARREQAGRDRADAADRPPSAPPPAVAALAGEEKTPGGWEPVRHDDDAESRRRFLRGAGLLTGAAAVAGLGGHWLAGRRGVSAAREAVTLPAPAAPAPQVPAGADLSLPRLAPYVTPNREFYRIDTALVVPQVDPATWRLRIHGRVRNPIELSFDDLLARPMVERYVTLACVSNEVGGDLIGNARWLGVPIKELLDEAGPEEGADQVVGRAVDGWTCGTPTSVLRDGRDALLAVGMNGEPLPIQHGFPVRMVVPGLYGYVSACKWLTELELTSFADFDAYWVPRGWSAQGPIKTQSRIDTPRPRSRPAAGPMIVAGVAWAQHRGIRRVEVRVDGGPWQEATPAPAVSADTWVQWSWRWDATPGEHTLQVRATDTTGETQTEQRAPVAPDGATGWHTVRVTVT, encoded by the coding sequence GTGAGCACCCTCTCCCGCCGCCGCGCGGCACTGGCCGGTGTCGTCGCCGCCGTGGTGGCACTCGGCACCGCCGAGCCCGTGGCGGTCCTGACCGGTCCCCGGTCCGCGCCGCTCGTCGCCGTCGGCGGACTCGTCGTCGACCTCGTACCCGAGCCGGTCAAGCAGTTCGCCATCGACGTCTTCGGTACGTACGACAAGATCGCCCTGCTGGTCGGGACGGCGCTGCTGCTGGCCGCCTTCGGGGCGCTGCTCGGCCTGGCGGCGGCCCGGCGGCTGGTGATCGGCCTGGCCGGCGTCGCCGCGTTCGCCGTGCTCGGCGTCGCCGCCGCGCTGACCCGGGCCGGCGCTGACGCGTTCGACGCGCTGCCCTCCCTGGCCGGCGGCGGACTCGGCGCGCTGACGCTCTGGGCGTTCGTGGCCGGACCGCTGGGCGCCGGCCCGGCACGCCGGGAGCAGGCCGGGCGCGACCGGGCCGACGCGGCGGACCGGCCGCCGTCGGCGCCGCCTCCGGCGGTCGCCGCGCTCGCGGGGGAGGAGAAGACCCCGGGCGGCTGGGAGCCGGTACGGCACGACGATGACGCGGAGTCGCGGCGGCGGTTCCTGCGCGGCGCCGGACTGCTCACCGGCGCTGCGGCGGTGGCCGGGCTGGGCGGGCACTGGCTGGCCGGGCGGCGCGGCGTGTCGGCGGCCCGGGAGGCGGTGACGCTGCCCGCCCCGGCCGCGCCCGCCCCGCAGGTGCCGGCCGGAGCCGACCTGTCACTGCCCCGGCTCGCGCCGTACGTGACGCCGAACCGGGAGTTCTACCGGATCGACACGGCGCTGGTGGTGCCGCAGGTGGACCCGGCCACCTGGCGGCTGCGGATCCACGGGCGGGTGCGCAACCCGATCGAGCTGAGCTTCGACGACCTGCTGGCCCGCCCGATGGTCGAGCGGTACGTGACGCTCGCCTGCGTCTCCAACGAGGTGGGCGGCGACCTGATCGGCAACGCGCGCTGGCTCGGCGTACCGATCAAGGAACTGCTCGACGAGGCCGGCCCGGAGGAGGGCGCGGACCAGGTGGTGGGCCGCGCGGTCGACGGCTGGACCTGCGGCACGCCCACCTCGGTGCTGCGCGACGGGCGGGACGCGCTGCTCGCGGTCGGCATGAACGGCGAGCCGCTGCCGATCCAGCACGGCTTCCCGGTGCGGATGGTGGTGCCCGGCCTCTACGGGTACGTGTCGGCCTGCAAGTGGCTCACCGAGCTGGAGCTGACCAGCTTCGCCGACTTCGACGCGTACTGGGTGCCGCGCGGCTGGTCCGCGCAGGGCCCGATCAAGACGCAGTCCCGGATCGACACGCCCCGGCCCCGCAGCCGCCCGGCCGCCGGCCCGATGATCGTGGCCGGTGTGGCGTGGGCGCAGCACCGCGGCATCCGTCGCGTCGAGGTACGCGTCGACGGCGGCCCCTGGCAGGAGGCGACGCCGGCCCCGGCGGTGTCGGCGGACACCTGGGTGCAGTGGTCCTGGCGGTGGGACGCGACGCCGGGCGAGCACACGCTCCAGGTGCGGGCGACCGACACGACCGGCGAGACCCAGACGGAACAGCGCGCCCCGGTCGCCCCGGACGGCGCGACCGGCTGGCACACAGTGCGGGTCACGGTCACCTGA